The following proteins come from a genomic window of Pseudomonas hygromyciniae:
- a CDS encoding DMT family transporter produces the protein MHISSGRWVYGLSLTLLTALLWGILPIKLKQVLQVMDPITVTWFRLMVSGTCLFIYLAAVKRLPSPKVLGKRGGWLVAMAVCGLVGNYVLYLVGLKMLSPGTAQLVVQMGPIFLMIASVFLFKERFSLGQGVGLLVLIIGFALFFNQRLAELLTSLGTYTAGVLTILLATTIWVFYALGQKQLLTVWNSLQVMMVIYLCCAFLLLPWVHPMAALQLSPLQGWLLLACCFNTLIAYGAFAEALAHWEASRVSATLAITPLVTFVAVAIAAWLWPDYVHAEQINGLGYGGAVLVVLGSASVALAPSLIAGLKARRARLIQPL, from the coding sequence ATGCACATCTCTTCCGGCCGCTGGGTCTACGGTTTATCCCTGACCCTGCTGACCGCGCTGCTCTGGGGCATTCTGCCGATCAAGCTCAAGCAGGTCTTGCAGGTAATGGACCCGATCACCGTGACCTGGTTTCGCCTGATGGTGTCCGGCACTTGCCTGTTCATTTACCTGGCCGCCGTCAAGCGTCTGCCCAGCCCGAAAGTCCTGGGCAAGCGCGGTGGCTGGCTGGTGGCGATGGCGGTATGCGGACTGGTGGGCAACTACGTGCTCTATCTGGTCGGGCTGAAGATGTTGAGCCCCGGCACCGCGCAACTGGTGGTGCAGATGGGGCCGATCTTCCTGATGATTGCCAGCGTGTTCCTGTTCAAGGAGCGTTTCAGCCTGGGGCAGGGCGTAGGCCTGCTGGTGTTGATCATCGGTTTTGCGCTGTTCTTCAACCAGCGCCTGGCAGAGTTGTTGACGTCCCTGGGGACCTACACCGCCGGGGTGTTGACGATTCTGCTGGCAACCACTATCTGGGTGTTCTACGCCTTGGGCCAGAAGCAGTTGTTGACGGTGTGGAATTCCCTGCAGGTGATGATGGTGATCTACCTGTGCTGCGCATTTCTCCTGCTGCCGTGGGTGCATCCCATGGCAGCGCTGCAACTGAGCCCCTTGCAAGGCTGGCTGTTGCTGGCGTGCTGTTTCAATACCCTGATTGCCTACGGCGCTTTTGCCGAGGCCTTGGCCCATTGGGAGGCTTCGCGGGTCAGCGCGACCCTGGCGATCACGCCGTTGGTGACGTTCGTGGCGGTGGCGATTGCGGCCTGGCTGTGGCCCGACTATGTGCACGCCGAGCAGATCAATGGCCTTGGCTACGGTGGCGCGGTACTGGTGGTGCTGGGATCGGCATCGGTGGCGTTGGCCCCGTCCTTGATCGCCGGGCTCAAGGCCCGGCGTGCAAGGTTGATACAACCCCTGTAG
- a CDS encoding class II fumarate hydratase, with protein MSRIETDSLGEVQVPDDAYWGAQTQRSLVNFAIGEQRMPLAVLHALALIKKAAARVNDRNGDLPADIARLIEQAADEVLDGKHDDQFPLVVWQTGSGTQSNMNANEVIAGRANELSGKPRGGKSPVHPNDHVNRSQSSNDSFPTAMSIATVQAVHEQLLPALRELSGGLAELSARHMKLVKTGRTHMMDATPITFGQEVSAFIAQLDYAERAIRSALPAVYELAQGGTAVGTGLNSPHGFGEAIAAEIAALSGLPFVTAPNKFAALSGHEPLTTLSGALKTLAVALMKIANDLRLLGSGPRAGLAEVRLPANEPGSSIMPGKVNPTQCEALSMLACQVLGNDVTIGIAASQGHLQLNVYKPVIIHNLLESIRLLADGCRNFQEHCIAGLEPDAEQMAEHLERGLMLVTALNPHIGYDKSAEIAKKAYAQGLTLREAALELGYLTDAEFDQWVRPENMLEAGH; from the coding sequence ATGAGCCGTATCGAAACCGACAGCCTGGGTGAAGTACAAGTCCCGGATGACGCTTACTGGGGCGCACAGACCCAGCGTTCACTGGTCAATTTCGCCATCGGCGAGCAACGCATGCCACTGGCCGTCCTGCACGCCCTGGCCCTGATCAAGAAAGCTGCGGCGCGGGTCAACGATCGCAATGGCGACCTGCCCGCCGACATCGCCCGCCTGATCGAACAGGCCGCCGACGAAGTACTCGACGGCAAGCATGATGACCAGTTCCCGTTGGTGGTCTGGCAGACCGGCAGCGGTACCCAGAGCAACATGAACGCCAACGAGGTGATCGCCGGCCGCGCCAATGAACTATCGGGCAAGCCCCGTGGTGGCAAGAGCCCGGTGCACCCCAACGATCACGTCAACCGCTCCCAGAGTTCCAACGACAGCTTCCCCACCGCCATGAGCATTGCCACCGTGCAGGCGGTGCATGAGCAGTTGCTGCCGGCGCTGCGCGAGCTGTCCGGTGGGCTGGCCGAGCTGTCGGCGCGCCATATGAAGCTGGTCAAGACCGGCCGCACCCACATGATGGACGCCACGCCCATCACCTTCGGCCAGGAAGTCTCGGCGTTTATTGCGCAACTCGATTATGCCGAGCGCGCCATTCGCAGTGCCCTGCCCGCCGTCTACGAACTGGCACAAGGCGGCACAGCAGTCGGCACCGGCCTGAACTCGCCCCATGGCTTTGGTGAGGCAATTGCCGCAGAAATTGCCGCGTTGTCCGGGTTGCCGTTTGTCACCGCACCCAACAAATTCGCCGCGCTGTCGGGCCATGAGCCGCTGACCACCCTGTCTGGCGCCCTGAAGACCCTGGCCGTGGCCTTGATGAAAATCGCCAACGACCTGCGCCTGCTGGGCTCGGGCCCACGCGCCGGGTTGGCTGAAGTGCGCCTGCCGGCCAATGAGCCGGGCAGTTCGATCATGCCCGGCAAGGTCAACCCGACCCAGTGCGAAGCCCTGTCGATGCTGGCCTGCCAGGTACTGGGCAATGACGTGACCATCGGCATTGCCGCAAGCCAGGGGCATTTGCAGTTGAACGTGTACAAGCCGGTGATTATCCACAACCTGCTGGAGTCGATCCGCTTGCTCGCCGACGGCTGCCGCAACTTCCAGGAACATTGCATCGCCGGCCTTGAGCCCGACGCCGAGCAAATGGCCGAACACCTGGAGCGCGGCCTGATGCTGGTGACGGCGCTAAACCCGCATATCGGTTATGACAAGTCGGCAGAGATTGCCAAGAAAGCCTATGCCCAAGGGCTGACACTGCGCGAAGCGGCGCTGGAGTTGGGCTACCTCACCGATGCCGAGTTCGACCAGTGGGTACGCCCGGAAAACATGCTCGAAGCCGGGCACTGA
- a CDS encoding DUF2059 domain-containing protein, with product MTRLRAICTAVALVCASGQVFADTASHNASAEAFLTLAHADKLGTPVYMQVQQMFAQRFEQTKAPAAKQTVLDTYQAKANAALDQAIGWNKLKPDMVKLYTSNFSESELKDLVAFYKSPLGKKVLEKMPQLTQQSAQLTQAKLESAVPVVNKLLEDMTNELAPAKKAAAPAKK from the coding sequence ATGACTCGTCTTCGTGCCATCTGTACCGCGGTTGCCCTGGTATGTGCCAGCGGCCAGGTTTTTGCCGATACCGCCAGCCACAACGCCAGTGCCGAAGCCTTCCTGACCCTGGCTCACGCAGACAAGCTCGGCACCCCGGTGTACATGCAAGTGCAGCAAATGTTCGCCCAGCGCTTCGAGCAGACCAAAGCGCCTGCCGCCAAGCAGACCGTGCTGGACACCTACCAGGCCAAGGCCAACGCCGCCCTGGACCAGGCCATTGGCTGGAACAAGCTCAAGCCGGACATGGTCAAGCTGTATACCAGCAACTTCAGTGAGTCAGAACTCAAGGACCTGGTTGCCTTCTACAAATCGCCACTGGGCAAGAAAGTCCTGGAGAAAATGCCGCAACTGACCCAGCAATCGGCCCAACTGACCCAGGCCAAGCTGGAAAGCGCGGTACCGGTCGTGAACAAGCTGTTGGAAGACATGACCAACGAATTGGCTCCGGCGAAAAAAGCCGCCGCGCCTGCCAAGAAGTAA
- a CDS encoding BolA family protein yields MTMQQRIETALAALSPEHVSVLDESHMHSRGLQTHFKAVLVSQQFDGLNRVKRHQKVYATLGDLMGEFHALALHTYTPEEWAKIDAAPASPTCAGGH; encoded by the coding sequence ATGACCATGCAACAGCGCATCGAGACGGCACTTGCCGCCCTGAGCCCGGAACACGTGAGTGTGCTGGACGAAAGCCATATGCACAGCCGTGGATTGCAGACGCACTTCAAGGCAGTGCTGGTCAGCCAGCAGTTCGACGGGCTCAACCGCGTCAAGCGCCACCAGAAGGTCTACGCCACGTTGGGTGACCTGATGGGCGAGTTCCATGCGCTGGCACTGCATACCTACACGCCTGAAGAATGGGCGAAAATCGACGCAGCGCCGGCCTCGCCGACCTGCGCCGGCGGACATTGA
- the trhO gene encoding oxygen-dependent tRNA uridine(34) hydroxylase TrhO, with protein MTQPIVVAALYKFVTLEDYVALREPLLQAMVDNGIKGTLLIAEEGINGTVSGSREGIDGLMAWLKNDPRMVDIDHKESYCDEQPFYRTKVKLKKEIVTLGVEGVDPNKKVGTYVDPQDWNALISDPEVLLIDTRNDYEVSIGTFEGAIDPKTTSFREFPDYIKANFDPTKHKKVAMFCTGGIRCEKASSYMLSEGFDEVYHLKGGILKYLEEVPQEQTKWQGDCFVFDNRVTVRHDLSEGDYDQCHACRTPVSVEDRASEHYVAGISCPHCWDKLSEKTRRSAIDRQKQIELAKARNMPHPIGYNYKQSSTEA; from the coding sequence ATGACACAACCCATCGTCGTGGCGGCACTGTATAAGTTCGTCACCCTCGAAGATTACGTCGCCCTGCGCGAGCCCCTGTTGCAGGCCATGGTCGACAACGGTATCAAGGGCACCTTGCTGATCGCCGAAGAAGGCATCAACGGCACCGTTTCCGGCAGTCGCGAAGGCATTGATGGCCTGATGGCCTGGCTGAAGAACGACCCACGCATGGTCGATATCGACCACAAAGAGTCGTACTGCGATGAGCAGCCGTTCTACCGCACCAAGGTCAAGCTGAAAAAAGAGATCGTGACCCTGGGCGTCGAAGGCGTCGACCCCAACAAGAAAGTCGGTACCTACGTTGATCCACAAGACTGGAACGCCCTGATCAGCGATCCGGAAGTGCTGTTGATCGACACCCGTAACGACTATGAAGTATCGATCGGCACCTTTGAAGGCGCGATCGACCCGAAGACCACCAGTTTTCGCGAATTTCCCGACTACATCAAAGCCAACTTCGACCCGACCAAACACAAGAAAGTCGCCATGTTCTGCACCGGCGGCATTCGCTGTGAAAAGGCCTCCAGCTACATGCTCAGCGAAGGCTTCGATGAGGTGTATCACCTCAAGGGCGGCATCCTCAAGTACCTCGAAGAGGTGCCCCAGGAGCAAACCAAATGGCAGGGCGACTGTTTTGTTTTCGATAACCGCGTGACCGTGCGCCACGACTTGAGCGAAGGTGACTACGATCAATGTCATGCCTGCCGCACACCGGTTAGCGTAGAGGACCGCGCATCCGAGCATTACGTGGCCGGCATCAGTTGCCCGCATTGCTGGGATAAGCTGTCCGAGAAGACCCGTCGCAGTGCGATCGACCGCCAGAAGCAGATCGAACTGGCCAAGGCCCGCAATATGCCGCACCCGATTGGTTACAACTACAAGCAATCATCCACCGAGGCTTGA
- a CDS encoding DsbA family protein: MCSWCWGFAPVAKALVEQAQAAGVELHLVVGGLRTGSGSALEPATRRYILEHWQAVTEATGQPFRLEGALPDGFVYDTEPACRALVTARGLAPDCAWNLLGLIQQAFYVEGRDVTRASVLVELAETAGVPRIEFAEAFDRAEQHAATAADFTWVQDLGIAGFPTLLAERNGQLALLTNGYQPLSELSPLLGRWLERAACG; this comes from the coding sequence ATGTGTTCCTGGTGCTGGGGTTTTGCCCCGGTGGCCAAGGCCCTGGTTGAGCAGGCCCAGGCGGCTGGCGTGGAATTGCACCTGGTGGTCGGCGGTTTGCGCACCGGCAGTGGCTCGGCACTGGAGCCGGCCACCCGGCGCTATATCCTGGAACACTGGCAGGCGGTGACTGAAGCCACTGGCCAGCCGTTCCGCCTGGAGGGCGCCTTGCCTGACGGCTTTGTATATGACACGGAGCCGGCATGCCGGGCGCTCGTGACGGCTCGCGGTTTGGCGCCCGATTGTGCGTGGAACCTGCTGGGGCTGATCCAGCAGGCATTTTACGTCGAGGGTCGCGATGTGACCCGCGCCAGTGTGTTGGTGGAACTGGCCGAGACCGCCGGAGTGCCGCGTATCGAGTTTGCCGAGGCCTTTGATCGCGCCGAACAACATGCCGCCACGGCCGCCGATTTCACTTGGGTTCAGGACCTGGGCATCGCCGGTTTCCCTACCTTGTTGGCCGAGCGCAATGGCCAATTGGCCTTGTTGACCAATGGCTACCAGCCGCTGTCCGAGCTGTCGCCGTTGCTCGGTCGCTGGCTGGAGCGAGCCGCCTGTGGCTGA
- a CDS encoding ABC transporter ATP-binding protein, translating into MATSRCPSCRRCSVAGWSEPPVADQPAVRVDRLTWAEIRRLALRHKKDLWIANGVAVLATLCSVPIPLLLPLLVDEVLLGNGDAALKVMNHALPAPWQQAAGYIGLMLLITLVLRCAALVFNVVQARLFAGLAKDIVYRIRVRLIERLKRISLSEYESLGGGTVTTHLVTDLDTVDKFVGETLSRFLVAMLTLVGTSGILMWMHWKLALLILLFNPLVIYATVQLGKRVKHLKKLENDSTSRFTQALTETLDAIQEVRAGNRQGFFLGRLGQRAQEVRDFAINSQWKSDASSRASGLLFQFGIDIFRAAAMLTVLFSDLSIGQMLAVFSYLWFMIGPVEQLLNLQYAYYAAGGALTRINELLARADEPQYAGGEDPFTGRETVGIEVRGLDFGYGEDLVLNQLNLAIAPGEKVAIVGASGGGKSTLVQLLLGLYTPQAGTISFGGATQQAIGLETIREHVAVVLQHPALFNDTVRANLTMGRERTDQACWQALEIAQLDATVKGLPQGLDSVVGRSGVRLSGGQRQRLAIARMVLAEPKVVILDEATSALDAATEYNLHQALARFLSGRTTLIIAHRLSAVKQADRVLVFDGGHIAEDGDHQQLIADGGLYAKLYGHLQQVR; encoded by the coding sequence ATGGCTACCAGCCGCTGTCCGAGCTGTCGCCGTTGCTCGGTCGCTGGCTGGAGCGAGCCGCCTGTGGCTGATCAACCCGCCGTACGCGTTGATCGGCTGACCTGGGCAGAAATCCGCCGCCTGGCCCTGCGTCATAAAAAAGACCTGTGGATCGCCAATGGTGTCGCCGTTCTGGCGACCCTGTGCAGCGTACCGATTCCCTTGCTCCTGCCGTTGCTGGTGGACGAGGTGTTGCTGGGCAATGGCGATGCCGCACTGAAGGTGATGAACCACGCGTTGCCAGCACCCTGGCAGCAGGCCGCAGGCTATATCGGCCTGATGCTGCTGATCACTCTGGTGCTGCGTTGCGCGGCGCTGGTGTTCAACGTGGTCCAGGCGCGCCTGTTTGCCGGGCTGGCCAAGGATATTGTCTACCGCATCCGCGTGCGGTTGATCGAACGGCTCAAGCGCATTTCCCTGAGTGAATACGAAAGCCTGGGCGGCGGTACCGTGACCACGCACCTGGTGACCGACTTGGACACTGTGGACAAGTTTGTCGGTGAAACCTTGAGCCGCTTCCTGGTGGCCATGCTGACCCTGGTCGGCACCTCCGGCATCCTGATGTGGATGCACTGGAAGCTGGCGCTGTTGATCCTGCTGTTCAACCCATTGGTGATCTATGCCACGGTGCAGTTGGGCAAGCGGGTCAAGCACCTGAAGAAGCTGGAAAACGACAGCACCTCGCGGTTCACCCAGGCCCTCACGGAAACCCTGGATGCCATCCAGGAAGTGCGCGCCGGCAATCGCCAGGGCTTCTTCCTCGGGCGCCTGGGGCAGCGAGCCCAGGAAGTGCGCGACTTTGCCATCAACTCCCAGTGGAAAAGCGATGCCTCCAGCCGCGCCAGTGGCCTGTTGTTCCAGTTTGGTATCGATATTTTCCGTGCGGCGGCGATGCTCACGGTGCTGTTTTCCGACCTGTCCATCGGCCAGATGCTCGCGGTGTTCAGCTACCTGTGGTTCATGATCGGCCCGGTGGAACAACTGCTGAACCTGCAGTACGCCTACTACGCCGCTGGCGGTGCGCTGACGCGCATCAACGAACTGCTGGCCCGAGCTGACGAGCCGCAATATGCCGGGGGCGAGGATCCGTTTACCGGGCGCGAAACCGTGGGCATCGAAGTACGGGGCCTGGATTTCGGCTACGGCGAAGACCTGGTGCTCAACCAGTTGAACCTGGCCATTGCCCCCGGCGAAAAGGTTGCGATCGTCGGGGCCAGTGGCGGCGGTAAAAGTACCCTGGTGCAACTGCTACTGGGGCTCTACACCCCGCAAGCGGGGACGATCAGCTTCGGCGGCGCGACCCAGCAGGCGATTGGCCTGGAAACCATCCGCGAGCATGTCGCGGTGGTGCTGCAGCATCCGGCGCTGTTCAACGACACCGTGCGCGCCAACCTCACCATGGGCCGCGAGCGCACTGACCAGGCCTGTTGGCAGGCCCTTGAAATTGCCCAGCTGGATGCTACGGTCAAAGGGTTGCCCCAGGGCCTGGACAGTGTTGTCGGGCGTTCGGGCGTGCGTCTGTCCGGTGGCCAGCGCCAACGTTTGGCGATTGCCCGGATGGTGCTGGCCGAGCCAAAAGTGGTGATTCTCGACGAAGCCACCTCGGCCCTGGATGCGGCTACCGAGTACAACCTGCACCAGGCCCTGGCGCGGTTTCTCAGTGGGCGTACTACACTGATCATTGCGCACCGTTTGTCGGCGGTGAAGCAGGCTGATAGGGTGTTAGTGTTTGACGGTGGGCACATCGCCGAAGATGGCGACCACCAGCAACTGATAGCCGATGGCGGCTTGTACGCCAAGCTTTATGGACACTTGCAACAAGTTCGCTGA
- a CDS encoding EAL domain-containing protein: MKQKRTLGTPRLLGIVWPFIAVVLFQALLGCVSLYMLSAVRGYVAGESLWSKGQKDAIYYLTLYADNRDQATFLKYQNAIAVPQGGHELRIALDRSSPDLAAARQGILKGGNHPDDVSSLIWLYLNFRHFSYLEKAIELWTVGDSYLVQLDELAQEMHRQIIANRVSGADIHAWKDRIIAINDGVTPAAKAFSDALGEGSRVILRLLLITNLATALGLIALALLRTRKLLAQRHAFADALQLEKERAQITLESIGDGVITTDVDGAIAYMNPAAESLTHWNAAQAQGLPLAALFNLLDEHAQVDGFTLIDHILDGQLSGGSEHSKLIQRLDGSTVSVTLVGAPIRSAGKVSGAVLVLHDMTQERQYIANLSWQATHDALTGLANRREFEYRLEQVLHGIGRQQSARHALMFLDLDQFKLVNDTCGHAAGDELLRHICALLQSDLREGDILARLGGDEFGILLENCPAPVAEKIAESLRHTVQNLHFVWKGRPFVTTVSIGLVHISHTPTTLETSLRAADMACYMAKEKGRNRVQVYHADDTELSLRFGEMAWIQRLHMALEEDRFCLYAQEIAPLGHTEAGAGHIEILLRLHDEAGRIILPDSFIPAAERYGLMTSLDRWVVENVFKLIARCMLERPGRPMAMCAINLSGITIGDDDFLSFLREKFSAYGIPPGMICFEITETSAISNLGSAIRFINELKALGCCFSLDDFCAGMSSFAYLKHLPVDFLKIDGSFVKDMLDDPINRAMVEVINHIGHVMGKRTIAEFVETPHIEQALLEIGVDYAQGYLIERPQLFTCDSLQCRPARPQPLLFKAPGTFR, translated from the coding sequence ATGAAGCAGAAGCGAACTCTCGGAACACCCCGTTTGCTCGGTATTGTCTGGCCTTTTATTGCCGTTGTGCTGTTCCAGGCACTGCTGGGCTGCGTCAGTCTTTACATGCTGTCGGCTGTGCGTGGCTACGTGGCGGGCGAGAGCCTGTGGTCCAAGGGCCAGAAAGACGCCATCTACTACCTGACCCTGTACGCCGACAACCGCGACCAGGCGACCTTTCTCAAATACCAGAATGCCATTGCCGTACCCCAGGGCGGGCACGAGCTGCGTATCGCCCTGGATCGCTCCAGTCCTGATCTGGCGGCGGCGCGCCAGGGGATCCTCAAGGGCGGCAACCATCCTGATGATGTGTCGAGCCTGATCTGGCTGTATCTCAACTTTCGCCATTTCAGCTACTTGGAAAAAGCCATCGAACTGTGGACCGTCGGTGACAGCTACCTGGTGCAACTTGATGAGCTGGCGCAGGAGATGCACCGGCAAATCATCGCCAATCGGGTCAGTGGTGCCGATATCCATGCCTGGAAAGACCGCATCATCGCCATCAACGATGGGGTGACACCCGCGGCCAAGGCCTTCAGCGACGCCTTGGGTGAAGGCTCCAGAGTGATTCTGCGCCTGTTGCTGATCACCAACCTGGCCACCGCCTTGGGGCTGATCGCCTTGGCGTTGCTGCGCACGCGCAAGCTGTTGGCCCAGCGTCATGCGTTTGCCGATGCCTTGCAATTGGAGAAGGAGCGGGCGCAGATCACCCTGGAGTCCATCGGCGATGGGGTGATCACCACCGATGTCGACGGGGCTATCGCGTATATGAACCCGGCGGCGGAATCCCTGACCCACTGGAACGCGGCCCAGGCCCAAGGCTTGCCGTTGGCCGCGTTGTTCAATTTGCTGGATGAGCACGCCCAGGTCGACGGGTTTACCCTGATCGACCATATTCTTGACGGCCAACTCAGCGGTGGCAGCGAACACTCCAAGCTGATCCAGCGCCTGGATGGCAGCACCGTTTCCGTGACCCTGGTGGGCGCACCGATCCGCAGCGCTGGCAAGGTCAGCGGTGCGGTGTTGGTGTTGCACGACATGACTCAGGAGCGCCAGTACATTGCCAATCTGTCCTGGCAGGCGACCCATGATGCGTTGACCGGGCTGGCCAACCGGCGTGAATTTGAATATCGCCTTGAGCAGGTGCTGCATGGCATCGGGCGCCAGCAGTCGGCGCGTCATGCCTTGATGTTCCTGGATCTGGACCAGTTCAAGCTGGTCAACGACACCTGTGGCCATGCGGCGGGCGATGAACTGTTGCGGCATATCTGCGCCTTGCTGCAATCGGACCTGCGCGAAGGCGATATCCTGGCCCGCCTTGGGGGGGATGAGTTTGGCATCTTGCTGGAGAACTGCCCGGCGCCGGTGGCCGAGAAGATCGCCGAGAGCCTGCGACATACCGTACAAAACTTGCACTTTGTCTGGAAAGGTCGACCGTTTGTCACCACGGTCAGTATCGGTCTGGTGCATATCTCGCACACACCGACCACCCTGGAGACTTCATTGCGTGCCGCGGATATGGCCTGCTATATGGCCAAGGAGAAGGGGCGCAACCGGGTGCAGGTCTATCATGCCGATGACACCGAACTGTCCTTGCGCTTTGGCGAAATGGCCTGGATCCAGCGCCTGCACATGGCCCTGGAAGAGGACCGTTTCTGCCTGTATGCCCAGGAAATCGCGCCCCTGGGTCACACCGAGGCGGGTGCCGGGCATATCGAGATTCTGTTGCGCCTGCACGACGAGGCGGGGCGGATCATTTTGCCTGACAGCTTTATCCCGGCCGCCGAACGCTACGGGTTAATGACCTCCCTGGACCGCTGGGTGGTGGAGAACGTGTTCAAGTTGATTGCCCGTTGCATGCTTGAGCGACCCGGCAGGCCCATGGCGATGTGTGCGATCAACCTGTCGGGCATCACCATCGGCGATGATGATTTCCTGAGCTTCCTGCGGGAGAAATTCAGTGCCTATGGCATTCCACCGGGCATGATCTGTTTTGAAATCACCGAAACCAGCGCAATTTCCAATTTGGGTAGCGCGATTCGTTTTATCAATGAGCTCAAGGCCTTGGGTTGCTGCTTCTCCCTGGATGACTTTTGTGCCGGAATGTCCTCATTCGCCTACCTCAAACATTTACCTGTAGACTTCCTGAAGATCGATGGAAGTTTCGTAAAGGATATGCTGGACGACCCGATTAACCGCGCCATGGTCGAAGTGATCAATCACATCGGCCATGTCATGGGTAAACGCACTATTGCTGAGTTTGTCGAAACGCCGCACATCGAGCAGGCATTGCTCGAGATTGGCGTTGACTACGCTCAGGGCTACCTGATTGAGCGCCCGCAATTGTTTACCTGCGATAGTTTGCAATGTCGACCTGCGCGCCCGCAGCCTCTGTTATTCAAGGCGCCCGGCACGTTCCGCTGA
- a CDS encoding TenA family transcriptional regulator: MEASSYPAWAQQLIQDCSESKRRVVEHELYQRMRDNKLSAKTMRQYLIGGWPVVEQFALYMAQNLTKTKFARHPGEDMARRWLMRNIRVELNHADYWMHWARAHGVGLEELQAQNVAPELHALSHWCWHTSSADSLIVAIAATNYAIEGATGEWSALVCSTGVYAAAFPEEDRKRAMKWLKMHAQYDDAHPWEALEIICTLAGMNPSKALQVELRQAVCKSYDYMYLFLERCMQLEKTPVTRERQVLATSEA, encoded by the coding sequence ATGGAAGCCTCAAGTTACCCCGCCTGGGCTCAGCAATTGATCCAGGACTGTAGCGAGAGCAAGCGCCGAGTTGTCGAACACGAACTGTACCAGCGCATGCGCGATAACAAGCTCAGTGCCAAGACCATGCGTCAGTACCTGATTGGTGGCTGGCCAGTGGTGGAACAGTTCGCGTTGTACATGGCACAAAACCTGACCAAGACCAAGTTTGCCCGTCATCCAGGGGAGGATATGGCGCGACGTTGGTTGATGCGCAATATTCGCGTGGAACTGAACCATGCCGATTATTGGATGCATTGGGCGCGCGCCCACGGTGTAGGCCTGGAAGAACTGCAGGCGCAAAACGTAGCGCCAGAGCTGCATGCACTGAGTCATTGGTGCTGGCACACCAGTTCGGCCGATTCGTTGATCGTTGCAATTGCCGCCACCAACTACGCCATCGAAGGCGCCACTGGGGAGTGGTCTGCGCTGGTGTGTTCGACGGGCGTGTATGCCGCCGCTTTCCCTGAAGAAGATCGCAAGCGCGCCATGAAGTGGCTGAAGATGCATGCCCAGTACGACGACGCCCACCCGTGGGAAGCGTTGGAGATCATTTGCACCCTGGCGGGCATGAACCCGAGCAAGGCGTTGCAAGTAGAACTGCGCCAGGCTGTGTGCAAAAGCTACGACTACATGTACCTGTTCCTGGAGCGCTGCATGCAACTGGAGAAAACCCCAGTGACCCGCGAGCGCCAGGTGCTGGCGACCAGCGAAGCCTGA
- a CDS encoding GGDEF domain-containing protein translates to MKTPTQTNAIDFDSAKLQRLGFGQPSLITRRPISLGQLRQQLNLQLQTSLEAERILGLFFREVQRLVPLDALQYRHEASDLRLEYGQRGHHSVSYSLSHEGEHLGELVFRRNQRFTEEEQGNLESLLASLLYPMRNALLYRSATRTALRDPLTETGNRVAMDQTLGREIEMAKRHLHPLSLLMLDIDHFKHINDTHGHATGDKVLKAVAASIKSQLRNVDMVFRFGGDEFLILLSNTSREAATLVGERLRQAAQAQDYWADTTRIELTVSLGCATWLAGESAESLLRRADNALYVAKREGRNRLAMAG, encoded by the coding sequence ATGAAAACACCGACCCAGACCAACGCAATTGACTTCGACAGTGCCAAATTGCAACGCCTGGGCTTTGGTCAGCCTTCCCTTATCACACGGCGCCCCATTAGCCTCGGGCAACTGCGCCAGCAACTGAACCTGCAATTGCAGACCAGCCTGGAAGCGGAACGGATCCTTGGCCTGTTCTTTCGCGAAGTGCAGCGCCTGGTGCCCCTGGATGCCCTGCAATACCGCCATGAAGCCAGCGACCTGCGCCTGGAATACGGCCAGCGCGGCCATCACTCCGTGAGCTACAGCCTCAGCCACGAGGGCGAGCACCTGGGAGAGTTGGTATTTCGCCGCAACCAGCGTTTCACGGAGGAGGAACAGGGCAATTTGGAGTCGCTGCTGGCCAGTCTGCTCTACCCCATGCGCAATGCCTTGCTGTATCGCTCCGCGACCCGCACCGCGCTGCGCGATCCACTGACCGAGACTGGCAACCGCGTCGCCATGGACCAGACCCTGGGCCGCGAGATCGAAATGGCCAAGCGGCACCTGCATCCGCTGTCCTTGCTGATGCTCGACATCGATCACTTCAAGCACATCAACGACACCCATGGCCACGCCACCGGCGACAAAGTGCTCAAGGCCGTCGCAGCCTCGATCAAAAGCCAGTTGCGCAATGTGGATATGGTGTTTCGGTTTGGTGGGGACGAGTTCCTGATCCTGCTTTCCAACACCAGCCGGGAGGCCGCCACCCTGGTCGGCGAACGCCTGCGCCAGGCAGCACAGGCCCAGGACTACTGGGCGGACACCACGCGTATCGAATTGACGGTGAGCCTGGGTTGCGCGACCTGGCTGGCGGGTGAGTCTGCCGAGAGCCTGCTGCGCCGGGCCGACAATGCCTTGTACGTGGCCAAGCGCGAAGGCCGCAACCGCCTGGCAATGGCGGGGTAG